In Mariluticola halotolerans, one DNA window encodes the following:
- a CDS encoding CaiB/BaiF CoA transferase family protein, with product MQSFDPNALGPLDKVRVIDMSRLVAGNMTTHVLADYGADVIKIERPGKGDDLRNWRCKDQEIYWKVYARNKRSFACDIKTEEGREDLVDLLTTADVLVENFVPGTLEKWNLGPEDLHRINPKLVILRISGWGQTGPYRNRPGFGTLVEAMSGWAHLNGHADKPPTLPPLAMADMVAGLYGVGAVLTALRAVEMGGGKGQVIDLSLFEPILSIIASEAAQVQLTGEPTMRAGNQSSHTSPRNVYLCADGKYVALSGSMQSMAMRIMDTIGQPQLKTDPRFATNDERVKNRDELDAIIAEFISRRSQAENLTLFEEAGVTVGPVCSMGDLIDHPYVREREVLVDLPDEGMGSVPMHNIVPRMSLTPGQFRRPAPQLGEHNAEIGEELKRYRSEKKVSTHA from the coding sequence ATGCAATCTTTTGATCCCAATGCCCTCGGTCCCCTGGACAAAGTCCGGGTTATCGACATGTCCCGCCTTGTCGCCGGCAATATGACGACGCATGTGCTTGCAGATTATGGTGCCGACGTCATCAAGATTGAACGTCCCGGCAAAGGTGACGATCTGCGCAACTGGCGCTGCAAAGACCAGGAAATCTACTGGAAGGTTTACGCGCGGAACAAAAGAAGTTTTGCGTGTGACATCAAGACCGAAGAAGGACGTGAGGACCTGGTTGACCTGTTGACCACTGCTGACGTGCTGGTGGAAAACTTTGTGCCGGGAACGCTGGAAAAATGGAATCTGGGGCCGGAGGACTTGCACCGGATCAATCCCAAGCTGGTTATCCTGCGCATATCGGGCTGGGGGCAAACCGGCCCCTATCGCAACCGTCCGGGTTTTGGCACGCTGGTCGAGGCCATGTCGGGCTGGGCGCATCTGAACGGACATGCCGACAAGCCACCCACCCTGCCCCCATTGGCCATGGCAGATATGGTCGCCGGCCTCTATGGTGTCGGTGCCGTGCTTACCGCTTTACGGGCGGTCGAGATGGGTGGCGGCAAAGGCCAGGTTATCGACTTGTCATTGTTTGAGCCGATCCTTTCGATCATCGCCTCGGAAGCAGCCCAGGTTCAGCTCACAGGCGAGCCGACGATGCGTGCCGGCAACCAGTCTTCGCATACCTCACCGCGAAATGTGTATTTGTGTGCCGACGGCAAATATGTCGCGCTTTCCGGCTCGATGCAGTCCATGGCCATGCGTATTATGGACACGATCGGCCAGCCACAGCTTAAAACCGACCCGCGGTTCGCAACCAATGATGAACGTGTCAAAAACCGGGATGAACTTGATGCAATTATTGCTGAGTTCATCAGCCGGCGCTCCCAAGCGGAAAATTTGACCCTGTTTGAAGAGGCAGGCGTGACGGTTGGGCCTGTGTGCTCAATGGGCGATCTTATCGACCATCCTTATGTTCGCGAGCGCGAAGTTCTGGTCGATCTGCCTGATGAAGGCATGGGCAGTGTTCCCATGCACAATATTGTGCCGCGCATGTCGCTGACGCCCGGCCAGTTCCGCCGCCCCGCGCCGCAACTGGGCGAGCACAATGCCGAAATTGGTGAAGAACTCAAACGTTACAGGTCCGAAAAGAAGGTATCTACTCATGCCTGA
- a CDS encoding aldehyde dehydrogenase family protein produces the protein MNSADVFIDGKWVRPSSGATLDTVAPSTGKKIGTIARGTAQDIDLAVQAARRAFEGPWGQMAAVDRGRLLSRLGQKILEHEDELTALEALDTGKALKLARNDVKAAARYFEFYGGAADKLHGETIPFLSGYQVMILREPRGVTGHIIPWNYPAQMFGRTLGPALAAGNAAVLKPAEEACLSCIRLTELAAEIGFPDGTINLVPGLGEEAGAALSSHDGIDLISFTGSPEVGVLIQKSAAENHVPCVLELGGKSPQIVFADADHTKAIETIVAALVQNTGQTCSAGSRVLIERSIYDDFMVQLTRRFKQLRTGAHDLDLDCGPVISKVQQERVLGFLERAEKDGVQIAAQGTVDPSSSADGYFVPPTLYRMVPRDHELALEEVFGPVLAAIPFDDEADAIRLANGTDYGLIAGVWTDSGARQMRLAKAIRAGQVYVNGYGAGGGIELPFGGFKKSGHGREKGFEALREFTVAKTVVFNHG, from the coding sequence ATGAACAGCGCAGACGTATTCATAGATGGCAAATGGGTTCGCCCATCAAGTGGGGCCACGCTGGACACGGTTGCACCCTCGACTGGCAAAAAGATTGGCACGATTGCCCGCGGCACAGCACAGGACATTGATCTTGCCGTGCAGGCCGCCCGCCGGGCCTTCGAGGGACCTTGGGGGCAAATGGCAGCGGTCGATCGTGGCCGGCTTCTGTCCAGGCTGGGGCAAAAAATTCTGGAGCATGAAGACGAGCTGACAGCGCTCGAGGCTCTCGACACAGGCAAGGCGCTCAAACTGGCGCGCAATGACGTCAAGGCCGCGGCCCGCTATTTTGAGTTCTATGGTGGTGCTGCCGACAAGCTGCACGGCGAAACAATACCCTTCCTCTCCGGCTATCAGGTCATGATTCTCAGGGAACCCCGAGGGGTCACCGGGCACATCATTCCCTGGAACTATCCTGCACAGATGTTCGGCCGCACGCTTGGCCCGGCACTCGCTGCTGGCAATGCCGCCGTTCTCAAGCCTGCCGAAGAGGCCTGCCTATCCTGCATCAGGTTGACTGAACTGGCTGCCGAAATCGGCTTTCCTGATGGTACAATCAATCTGGTGCCGGGGTTGGGCGAGGAAGCTGGCGCTGCCTTGAGTTCACATGACGGGATTGACCTCATCTCCTTCACCGGTTCGCCGGAAGTGGGCGTTCTGATCCAGAAATCGGCGGCGGAAAACCACGTTCCCTGCGTTCTGGAACTGGGTGGCAAGTCGCCGCAGATTGTATTCGCCGATGCGGATCATACCAAAGCGATTGAAACAATCGTTGCAGCACTGGTGCAGAACACGGGCCAGACTTGTTCCGCTGGCAGCCGGGTTTTGATCGAACGGTCGATCTATGACGACTTCATGGTCCAGTTGACACGACGCTTCAAGCAATTGCGCACAGGCGCCCATGATCTCGATCTCGATTGTGGCCCCGTCATCTCCAAAGTGCAGCAGGAACGTGTTCTCGGCTTTCTTGAACGTGCCGAAAAAGACGGCGTGCAAATTGCGGCGCAAGGGACAGTCGATCCCTCCTCGTCTGCTGACGGATATTTTGTGCCCCCGACACTTTATCGAATGGTGCCCCGGGACCATGAGCTGGCGCTAGAAGAGGTCTTTGGACCGGTGCTCGCGGCCATTCCGTTCGATGATGAAGCCGATGCCATCCGCTTGGCGAACGGCACCGATTACGGGCTGATCGCGGGTGTATGGACCGATTCTGGCGCCCGCCAGATGCGTCTGGCAAAGGCCATCCGGGCCGGCCAGGTCTACGTCAACGGCTATGGTGCCGGTGGCGGAATCGAGCTGCCGTTTGGCGGCTTCAAGAAAAGTGGCCATGGGCGCGAAAAGGGTTTTGAAGCTCTTCGCGAGTTCACGGTCGCCAAAACAGTGGTTTTCAACCACGGATAA
- a CDS encoding TRAP transporter substrate-binding protein, whose amino-acid sequence MNALRTAASLTAICAMLAAQPALAQDMRARLAHVFATNSPVDQASQAFAQCVTDGTDGAMDVTVFPNSQLGSDESIGRDLSRGGIEFAFLNPGSLTGLDPLLDIHYLPYIVSSNDEADAVFYNPDGILQTTIRETLDKHGMKALDFFELEFRAVTNSERAVESLADMKDLRLRVPGSVAIRSFFEQAGTQAVTLPFPELFVALQQGTVDGQDNGASITYNSRLFEAQKYMTRTNHVYAMGTITVGNEFWEGLSEDRQTLIADCAHEAASNQIADNRAQQAEFIQNIKDGGVEVTELSADAMAEFVELGRSLWTQLEDAYGADRIAALRAEVGADGK is encoded by the coding sequence ATGAACGCATTACGAACAGCTGCCTCACTGACAGCAATCTGTGCAATGTTGGCAGCTCAGCCTGCTCTCGCACAGGACATGCGTGCCCGTCTGGCACACGTATTCGCAACAAACAGCCCTGTGGACCAGGCCAGCCAGGCGTTTGCACAATGCGTGACCGATGGCACCGATGGTGCCATGGACGTCACAGTGTTTCCCAACAGCCAGTTGGGTAGTGACGAATCCATTGGCCGTGACCTGTCACGCGGCGGTATTGAATTTGCATTCCTCAATCCTGGCTCGCTGACCGGGCTCGACCCGCTGCTGGACATTCACTACCTGCCTTACATTGTGAGCAGCAATGACGAAGCGGACGCCGTCTTTTACAATCCCGATGGCATTCTCCAAACCACGATCCGCGAGACTTTGGACAAGCATGGCATGAAGGCACTCGATTTCTTCGAGCTTGAATTCCGTGCGGTGACGAACTCCGAGCGGGCCGTTGAAAGCCTGGCCGACATGAAGGATTTGCGGTTGCGCGTACCGGGTTCTGTGGCCATTCGCAGCTTCTTTGAGCAAGCCGGTACCCAGGCTGTGACCCTGCCCTTCCCCGAACTGTTTGTGGCCTTGCAGCAGGGCACCGTCGACGGTCAGGATAATGGTGCCAGCATCACCTATAATTCCCGGTTGTTTGAAGCCCAGAAATACATGACGCGGACCAACCACGTCTACGCAATGGGCACGATCACAGTTGGCAATGAATTCTGGGAAGGCCTTTCCGAAGACCGGCAGACCCTTATTGCAGATTGTGCGCATGAGGCCGCATCCAATCAGATCGCCGACAATCGGGCGCAACAGGCAGAGTTTATCCAGAACATCAAAGATGGTGGCGTGGAAGTGACTGAACTGTCAGCCGACGCGATGGCTGAATTTGTCGAACTCGGGCGTTCACTCTGGACACAGCTCGAAGACGCCTACGGTGCTGATCGCATCGCTGCCCTTCGGGCTGAGGTCGGAGCCGATGGTAAATAA
- a CDS encoding HpcH/HpaI aldolase/citrate lyase family protein gives MPDRNLPNWRSILFVPVLNEKFVAGAPNRDADCIQLDLEDAIPPDQKQQARDHVADVADRLADAGCDVIVRINRPWCMAMADMQACVRPSVLALTLPKVPGPGHVRAIAETLDEIEQNMGLENGHTRLIAMVETAEALSQMEQIARASDRVIGLIVGAEDLAVSMGMKPTHQSLLLPNLQAVAAARAAGCMPLGFVGSVADYSDMAAYGDLISEARSLGFTGAFAIHPSQVPVLNKQFAPSQEEVDAARALIASFEQGIKEGRGAISHNGKMVDLPVVEQAQAILSAHEQFAS, from the coding sequence ATGCCTGACCGCAATCTGCCGAACTGGCGCTCCATTCTTTTTGTTCCGGTACTCAATGAGAAATTCGTTGCCGGCGCGCCGAACCGGGATGCGGACTGCATTCAGCTGGACCTTGAGGATGCCATTCCGCCCGATCAGAAGCAGCAGGCCCGCGACCATGTAGCGGACGTCGCCGACCGTCTGGCGGATGCCGGGTGCGATGTCATTGTGCGTATCAATCGCCCGTGGTGCATGGCGATGGCCGACATGCAGGCATGCGTGCGCCCATCAGTGCTTGCCCTGACGCTGCCAAAGGTTCCCGGCCCCGGCCATGTGCGCGCGATTGCCGAGACCCTTGACGAAATTGAACAAAATATGGGGCTTGAAAACGGCCATACCCGGCTGATTGCCATGGTGGAGACGGCCGAGGCGCTTTCGCAAATGGAACAGATCGCCCGCGCCAGCGACAGGGTCATCGGATTGATTGTCGGCGCGGAAGATCTAGCGGTGTCGATGGGCATGAAGCCGACACACCAATCGCTTCTGCTGCCAAATCTTCAGGCAGTTGCAGCGGCCAGAGCTGCAGGTTGTATGCCGCTCGGCTTTGTTGGATCTGTGGCGGATTATTCAGATATGGCCGCTTATGGCGACCTGATCAGCGAAGCCCGGTCACTGGGTTTCACCGGTGCATTTGCCATTCATCCCAGCCAGGTGCCGGTGCTCAACAAGCAGTTTGCCCCCTCGCAGGAAGAGGTCGATGCAGCGCGCGCCTTGATAGCCAGTTTTGAGCAAGGCATAAAAGAGGGACGCGGGGCGATAAGCCATAATGGCAAAATGGTTGATTTGCCCGTTGTCGAACAAGCGCAGGCAATCCTTTCCGCTCACGAGCAGTTTGCCTCTTGA
- a CDS encoding DUF805 domain-containing protein, translated as MLTAIFLTVLGVLWILNVQGRPAVIIIFLFFVPYFICGYTLTSQRLRDMGLTGWLALLWIPVAVSDRYIGGAAWAAFAIVLCVVPGTAGDNRYGPDPLA; from the coding sequence ATGTTGACCGCCATCTTCCTGACGGTTCTTGGTGTTCTATGGATATTGAATGTGCAGGGCCGACCGGCAGTCATTATAATTTTTCTGTTCTTTGTCCCTTACTTCATTTGCGGATATACTCTCACGTCACAGCGGTTGCGTGATATGGGTTTGACTGGCTGGCTGGCATTGCTCTGGATACCGGTTGCCGTCTCCGACAGATACATTGGAGGAGCTGCTTGGGCAGCTTTCGCTATCGTCCTTTGTGTTGTACCGGGAACGGCGGGAGACAATAGATATGGTCCCGACCCTCTGGCTTGA
- the mce gene encoding methylmalonyl-CoA epimerase — translation MIGRLNHIAIAVPDLKKATAKYRDLLGAEVSLPQSLPQHGVTVVFVQLDNTKIELLHPLGEHSPVSGFLEKHPSGGMHHICFEVDDLETASRKLTADGARVLGDGKPKIGAHGLPVLFLHPKDFDGTLIELEEVSGT, via the coding sequence ATGATCGGCCGTCTCAACCATATTGCCATTGCCGTGCCCGACCTGAAAAAGGCAACGGCCAAATATCGCGACCTGCTTGGGGCCGAGGTCTCTCTGCCGCAAAGCCTGCCCCAGCACGGGGTAACCGTCGTCTTTGTGCAGCTCGACAACACCAAAATCGAGTTACTGCACCCGCTGGGCGAGCATTCCCCGGTCTCCGGCTTTCTCGAAAAACACCCCTCAGGCGGCATGCACCACATCTGTTTCGAGGTTGATGATCTGGAAACAGCTTCCCGCAAGCTGACAGCAGATGGCGCGCGCGTGCTTGGCGACGGCAAGCCAAAAATCGGCGCGCATGGTCTGCCGGTCCTGTTTCTTCATCCCAAGGATTTCGACGGCACGTTGATCGAACTGGAAGAAGTGTCCGGCACCTGA
- a CDS encoding TRAP transporter small permease — protein sequence MVNNTTKQAAPYPALLRLLDGIEGTLAVIEKRVAAISMFVILIGISITILTRVINLPIPSMGEIAIVAMAPLAFIGGAFCSYMHRHITIDAVDAFGPPRVRRAIRILAALSMMVFAGTYCWLTLSFFQYVWSSGERLIDLGTPVWIPVGCIVLGAFLMMLHASLDVLRMVLGLPRTGGME from the coding sequence ATGGTAAATAATACCACAAAACAAGCAGCGCCATACCCGGCGCTGCTTCGTTTGCTCGATGGCATAGAGGGCACTCTTGCCGTTATCGAGAAACGTGTCGCCGCCATATCCATGTTCGTCATACTGATTGGCATCAGCATCACGATCCTGACCCGGGTGATCAATCTCCCGATTCCCAGCATGGGCGAAATTGCGATTGTGGCAATGGCACCGCTGGCCTTCATTGGCGGGGCATTTTGCAGCTACATGCATCGGCACATCACCATAGATGCTGTGGACGCATTCGGCCCTCCCCGCGTCCGGCGGGCGATCCGGATTTTGGCCGCCCTGTCGATGATGGTATTTGCAGGCACCTATTGCTGGCTGACCCTTTCCTTTTTTCAATATGTCTGGTCATCCGGCGAACGGCTGATTGATCTGGGCACGCCCGTCTGGATTCCGGTTGGGTGCATCGTTCTAGGCGCGTTTCTCATGATGCTGCATGCCTCACTGGACGTCCTGCGCATGGTACTGGGGCTTCCCAGAACAGGAGGGATGGAATGA
- a CDS encoding LysR family transcriptional regulator, translated as MDLKDLRCVAMIAETGSFVAAAERLNMSQPSVSARIRRLEADLGTELFARSARGVSPTAQGEELLRHARSILRQMQDAEADMLAFNASPVGLVRVGLPTSLTAGLTSPLLELCMAEIPNVKLRIVESMSGYIEQWLQDGTLDLGITFGSRPPSDIVIEPLAREDLLLVGKDQAAMAPHLDTNGNVPFVSLANVPLILPAPEHGLRILVEDVARQQAVRLGVVVEIDAFGEIQRLVARGLGYTVMSSAAFQYGYRPDLAAALILRPSVSRVVNLTTGAGRTPSRAVSEVAQRLKSVVQMRVKEDGWLAHPII; from the coding sequence TTGGACCTCAAGGACCTGCGCTGTGTCGCGATGATCGCCGAGACCGGCTCATTCGTCGCGGCAGCGGAACGGCTGAACATGTCGCAACCATCGGTGAGCGCCCGCATTCGCCGACTGGAGGCGGATCTGGGGACGGAATTATTCGCGCGCAGCGCCCGCGGCGTATCACCAACCGCGCAGGGCGAGGAATTGTTGCGCCACGCCCGCTCCATCCTGCGGCAAATGCAGGACGCCGAAGCCGATATGCTGGCGTTCAATGCGTCACCAGTCGGTCTGGTGCGTGTGGGGCTTCCGACCTCGCTGACGGCAGGGTTGACCAGTCCACTACTGGAATTGTGCATGGCGGAAATTCCCAATGTTAAGTTGCGGATCGTTGAGAGCATGTCCGGTTATATCGAGCAATGGCTTCAGGATGGCACGCTCGACCTCGGGATCACGTTCGGTTCCCGGCCGCCCTCCGACATTGTGATTGAGCCGTTGGCGCGCGAGGATTTGCTGCTTGTCGGCAAGGATCAGGCCGCCATGGCCCCGCATCTCGACACCAATGGCAATGTGCCTTTTGTCAGCCTGGCAAATGTGCCCCTGATCCTGCCCGCCCCCGAACACGGCCTTAGAATTCTGGTGGAGGATGTGGCACGCCAGCAGGCCGTACGCCTTGGCGTGGTTGTTGAAATTGATGCATTCGGCGAAATCCAGCGGCTGGTGGCCCGCGGGCTTGGCTACACGGTCATGTCGTCGGCAGCCTTTCAGTATGGCTATCGTCCCGACCTTGCGGCGGCGCTGATCTTGCGGCCTTCGGTATCGCGGGTGGTCAACCTCACAACAGGTGCCGGACGCACGCCGTCGCGCGCTGTCAGTGAGGTGGCGCAGCGCCTCAAAAGCGTGGTGCAAATGCGCGTGAAAGAAGATGGCTGGCTGGCGCACCCGATTATCTGA
- a CDS encoding zinc-binding dehydrogenase gives MTNIPKFSKAAVLREFGQPLQIEDVPVPEKLEAGSLLVKTSACSVCGTDVHLSGGNLALKVDLPVIIGHEMTGRVVAMGDNSSKDSIGQDLKIGDRILWTHTSCGSCFYCTVAKQPTLCENRRAYMYETMARYPYLLGGFSEYGYVLPQSGRIKVPDNVADDLASLCSCAFRSVMNAMNNLGEIEAHEHIVIQGVGPLGLLATAVARARGARSVIAIGSPQARLDLAGELGADHTISIENASHEERLETIRSLTDGRGADIVMEFTGHPPAFGEGLDIVRKGGRYVVVGQLGDKETTLKPSTIVKNNIRVIGSFSGDARSYWQALEFAAQHQAQIPLHKILTGRYRLDDVNTALDRMRRYEEVKPVIEFS, from the coding sequence ATGACCAATATCCCCAAATTTTCCAAAGCAGCAGTTTTGCGCGAATTCGGCCAGCCCCTTCAAATTGAAGATGTGCCGGTGCCTGAGAAACTGGAAGCTGGCTCTTTGCTTGTCAAAACCAGCGCCTGTTCGGTTTGTGGCACCGACGTGCACCTGTCCGGCGGCAATCTGGCGCTCAAGGTGGATCTGCCCGTCATTATCGGTCACGAAATGACCGGGCGGGTTGTGGCCATGGGCGACAACAGCTCCAAGGACAGTATTGGCCAGGACCTGAAGATCGGCGACCGCATCTTGTGGACGCACACGTCCTGCGGCTCGTGTTTCTATTGCACGGTGGCAAAGCAACCGACGCTGTGTGAAAACCGGCGCGCCTATATGTACGAGACGATGGCACGCTATCCCTATCTGTTGGGTGGCTTCTCGGAATATGGCTATGTTCTGCCGCAGTCCGGGCGGATCAAAGTGCCCGACAATGTCGCTGATGACCTAGCAAGCCTGTGCTCTTGCGCATTCCGCTCGGTCATGAACGCCATGAACAATCTGGGCGAGATCGAGGCGCACGAACATATCGTCATTCAGGGCGTGGGGCCGCTTGGCCTGCTCGCAACAGCTGTTGCACGTGCACGCGGTGCCCGTAGCGTTATTGCCATCGGTTCGCCCCAGGCACGACTTGATCTGGCTGGCGAACTTGGGGCTGATCATACGATTTCAATTGAGAATGCCAGCCATGAAGAGCGGCTTGAAACCATTCGCAGCCTGACAGACGGGCGCGGCGCGGACATTGTCATGGAATTCACCGGACATCCCCCGGCGTTTGGGGAAGGGCTTGATATCGTCAGAAAGGGTGGCCGGTACGTCGTTGTTGGCCAGCTGGGCGACAAGGAAACCACCCTCAAACCCTCCACCATTGTGAAAAACAATATCCGGGTTATCGGCTCCTTCTCGGGCGATGCGCGCAGCTATTGGCAGGCACTGGAGTTTGCGGCACAGCATCAGGCCCAAATTCCGCTGCACAAGATTTTGACGGGCCGTTACCGGCTTGACGATGTGAATACCGCTTTGGACCGCATGCGCCGGTACGAAGAGGTAAAGCCCGTCATTGAATTCTCATAA
- a CDS encoding TRAP transporter large permease — MIITVVLLLAFLVIGTPIAAAFALSVFLNADELNVWLDSIASLPYDGISSFALLAIPLFILVGEIMNRGGLAASLASMADSAIGRIRGAFGYVMILASGFLGAITGSSVATVAAIGAALGPEMIARGYPRGYVASLNAASGLLGVLIPPSIPLIIYGSTVGVSITQLFIATIVPGCVMGLSLAAVHFVRSRHLLPDGRERQIDTSDIDSVGKRSKGRAIAALFMPVLVLGGIYGGIFTPTEAAAAACVYGIAVVLLQKSLKPSGVARTFYIAIMPAAAILLIISMTGILNRALILNQVPQDLAVYMTNLFADPLLFLLAINLLLLAVGMFMETNAAVLLMGPLLAPSAMAFGIDPVHFAIIVVTNIEIGLMTPPLAANLYVAARTNDVHLLEMLRHFGWFLGAAVIALGLITYIPSLSLWYRFL; from the coding sequence ATGATTATCACCGTCGTCCTGCTTTTGGCGTTTCTGGTGATTGGCACGCCGATCGCCGCCGCTTTTGCGCTCAGCGTTTTCCTCAATGCCGATGAACTCAATGTCTGGCTGGATTCGATTGCCAGCCTTCCCTATGACGGCATTTCGAGCTTTGCGCTGCTCGCTATTCCCCTTTTCATCCTCGTGGGTGAAATCATGAACCGCGGCGGCCTGGCCGCGTCGCTTGCATCCATGGCAGACAGCGCCATCGGCCGCATTCGTGGTGCCTTTGGATATGTCATGATCCTCGCCAGCGGCTTTCTTGGCGCCATTACCGGCTCGTCGGTCGCGACAGTGGCGGCGATCGGTGCCGCGCTGGGGCCTGAGATGATCGCGCGCGGTTATCCGCGGGGCTATGTCGCTTCACTCAACGCTGCCTCTGGTCTTTTGGGCGTATTGATACCGCCCAGCATTCCTCTCATCATTTATGGCTCAACCGTTGGCGTATCGATTACCCAGTTGTTCATCGCCACCATTGTGCCCGGTTGTGTCATGGGCTTGTCGCTCGCCGCGGTTCATTTTGTTCGCTCGCGCCACTTGCTGCCTGACGGGCGGGAACGCCAGATTGACACCTCCGATATCGATAGTGTCGGCAAGCGCTCAAAAGGCCGCGCCATTGCTGCATTGTTCATGCCCGTGCTGGTTCTTGGGGGCATATATGGCGGGATATTCACCCCGACAGAAGCTGCGGCTGCCGCCTGCGTATATGGCATTGCAGTGGTTTTGCTTCAAAAAAGCCTGAAGCCCTCAGGCGTGGCGCGGACATTTTACATCGCCATCATGCCGGCTGCTGCCATTTTGCTGATCATTTCCATGACAGGCATTCTCAACCGTGCGTTGATCCTCAATCAGGTTCCTCAGGATCTGGCGGTTTATATGACCAACCTGTTTGCCGACCCGTTGCTGTTCCTGCTGGCAATCAATCTGTTGCTGTTGGCTGTGGGCATGTTCATGGAGACCAATGCAGCCGTGCTGTTGATGGGGCCGCTGCTGGCACCTTCGGCCATGGCGTTCGGGATCGATCCGGTCCATTTCGCCATTATCGTGGTGACCAATATTGAGATTGGCCTGATGACACCGCCATTGGCCGCCAATCTTTATGTGGCTGCACGCACCAACGACGTCCACCTGCTCGAAATGTTGCGGCATTTCGGTTGGTTCCTGGGCGCCGCTGTGATTGCGCTGGGGCTGATCACCTACATTCCCTCACTCTCTCTTTGGTACCGCTTTCTCTAA
- a CDS encoding D-2-hydroxyacid dehydrogenase encodes MAVRDDVHIVMLDQGTFPPEADLSGPKAPHRITFYNRTAPEQVAERIADADIVITNKVPITRESLQSAPNLKLIAVAATGYDVIDVEACAAQNVLVCNVRDYAYNTVPEHTFALILALRRSVMAYHKSVAAGRWQESGQFCYFDFPINDLSGSTIGIIGDGTIGKAVGNIAQAFGMNVLRAARRGAPPKSDRYLPFEEVLAASDIITLHVPLGPETRGLIDADAFGLMARRPLIINTGRGGLVDEDALCKALISGQISGAGFDVTAVEPIVDGHPFFDLMDRDDFILTPHVAWASREATQVVADQVFGNIDAFLSGKPQNIISVK; translated from the coding sequence ATGGCTGTTCGTGACGACGTCCACATCGTGATGCTTGACCAGGGCACTTTTCCGCCGGAAGCGGATTTGTCGGGACCCAAGGCCCCGCACCGCATCACCTTTTATAACCGCACTGCGCCCGAGCAGGTGGCCGAACGCATCGCGGATGCGGATATCGTCATCACCAACAAGGTTCCCATCACGCGTGAGAGCCTGCAATCGGCCCCAAACCTGAAGCTGATTGCTGTCGCCGCGACGGGCTATGATGTCATCGATGTTGAGGCATGTGCGGCACAAAATGTTCTGGTCTGCAATGTGCGCGACTATGCCTATAACACGGTGCCCGAGCATACATTTGCGTTGATCCTGGCATTGCGGCGCAGCGTCATGGCCTATCATAAATCTGTTGCTGCGGGGCGTTGGCAGGAGAGCGGACAGTTCTGCTATTTCGATTTCCCGATCAATGACCTATCGGGCTCCACCATTGGCATTATTGGCGACGGCACCATTGGCAAGGCGGTGGGAAATATCGCGCAGGCATTCGGCATGAATGTGTTGCGGGCCGCCCGGCGCGGCGCGCCCCCCAAAAGCGATCGCTATCTGCCTTTTGAAGAGGTGCTGGCGGCGTCGGATATCATCACATTGCATGTGCCGTTGGGGCCGGAGACGCGGGGGTTGATTGATGCGGATGCGTTTGGGTTGATGGCGCGGCGGCCGCTTATCATCAATACCGGGCGCGGTGGGCTTGTGGATGAAGATGCTCTTTGCAAGGCATTGATTTCAGGGCAGATTTCCGGTGCGGGATTTGATGTGACGGCGGTTGAACCTATCGTTGACGGGCACCCGTTTTTCGACCTGATGGATCGAGACGACTTTATTTTGACGCCGCATGTGGCGTGGGCCAGCCGGGAGGCAACGCAGGTTGTTGCCGATCAAGTGTTTGGAAACATTGATGCATTTTTGAGCGGCAAGCCTCAAAACATAATATCTGTAAAATGA